The following proteins come from a genomic window of Gimesia chilikensis:
- the trpC gene encoding indole-3-glycerol phosphate synthase TrpC — MSNILEEIIQHKQGEVSQAKIRVPAAALVDQLSTAPPIRDFVASLRNHGSVGMIAEVKKASPSAGIIRDDFHPVEIAQTYERFGAACLSVLTDENYFQGHLDYLKAVRAAVTIPVMRKEFIIDRYQILEARVAGADCVLLIAECLDDTQLHDLYGYALELGMQALVEIYEPDNLDRVLKLNPPMLGINNRNLKTFVTSLDHSIELSPRLPEDCLLISESGIRNRDDVLRLQEAGVRGILVGETLMRSPEIGDKVCELLGRSAS, encoded by the coding sequence GTGAGTAACATTCTCGAAGAAATCATTCAACACAAACAGGGCGAAGTCAGCCAGGCTAAAATTCGCGTGCCCGCTGCAGCGCTGGTCGATCAGCTGTCGACGGCCCCTCCCATACGTGATTTTGTCGCATCCCTCCGAAACCACGGCTCTGTGGGAATGATCGCTGAGGTAAAAAAAGCCTCTCCCTCTGCCGGAATCATTCGGGATGATTTTCATCCGGTTGAAATTGCACAGACCTATGAACGGTTCGGAGCAGCCTGTCTGAGTGTCTTGACCGACGAGAACTATTTCCAGGGGCACCTCGATTACCTCAAGGCGGTTCGTGCTGCCGTCACGATTCCCGTCATGCGAAAAGAGTTCATCATCGATCGCTACCAGATCCTGGAAGCGCGCGTCGCAGGCGCGGATTGCGTCCTCTTGATCGCCGAGTGCCTGGATGATACACAGCTGCATGATCTGTATGGCTATGCTCTGGAACTGGGTATGCAGGCTCTGGTCGAAATCTATGAGCCCGATAACCTCGATCGGGTCCTGAAACTCAACCCACCCATGCTGGGGATCAACAACCGCAACCTGAAAACATTCGTCACCAGCCTGGATCACTCCATTGAACTCAGCCCCCGTCTGCCGGAAGACTGCCTGCTGATCAGTGAGAGTGGCATTCGGAACCGCGACGACGTCCTGCGACTGCAGGAGGCCGGCGTGCGAGGCATTCTGGTAGGCGAAACACTCATGCGCTCACCGGAAATTGGCGACAAAGTCTGCGAACTGCTGGGGCGCTCAGCTTCCTGA
- a CDS encoding phosphoesterase encodes MSDTEQQVEHVMVVPTLLFHEVGHFQGFNDQVEPYMKTLFDPNYISFRPRDTVEEDPSFKQLIPYCIFRHEGKIFYYTRGSKGGESRLHSKRSIGIGGHISLEDDAKAGSTYREGMQRELDEEVSMDTAFTEHCVGLINDDETEVGKVHLGIVHIFDLELPKVLPREESIIETGFDSPEKLLQELDQFETWSQICLKGLFDLN; translated from the coding sequence ATGTCAGATACCGAACAACAAGTGGAACACGTCATGGTCGTCCCCACACTCCTTTTCCACGAGGTCGGTCATTTTCAGGGATTCAACGATCAGGTCGAACCGTATATGAAAACCCTCTTCGACCCGAATTACATCAGCTTTCGCCCCCGCGACACGGTTGAGGAAGATCCCAGCTTCAAACAGCTGATTCCCTACTGCATTTTCCGGCACGAAGGGAAGATCTTCTACTATACCCGTGGCTCCAAAGGGGGAGAATCGCGTCTGCACAGCAAGCGGTCGATTGGCATCGGCGGTCATATTTCACTCGAAGACGACGCCAAAGCCGGTTCCACCTACCGCGAGGGGATGCAGCGGGAACTGGACGAAGAAGTCTCCATGGATACCGCCTTCACGGAACACTGTGTCGGACTGATTAATGACGACGAAACCGAGGTCGGAAAGGTCCACTTGGGAATAGTTCACATTTTTGACCTGGAGTTGCCCAAAGTTCTACCCCGTGAAGAGTCGATTATAGAGACAGGGTTTGACTCACCGGAAAAACTGTTACAAGAGTTAGATCAGTTCGAAACATGGTCACAGATCTGCCTCAAAGGCCTATTTGATCTAAATTAA
- a CDS encoding type III secretion system chaperone, which translates to MKITLRGWIVVGCFLAVLSAMAILGVGAHAQQPAASSAPDEKASGEKLPGQISEDQLGNLLKAMGLQVTKTKKRYDFQFKANQNKEEWELSMSAVLSENGEWVWVMAWLDPLPRSAADVPRTAMLRLLSDNDRMGNGKFFAYISSNRRFVLQRVIPNQHMTTKKFHEILSDLGSSVVQYYPHWSTDNWKRSSTPEPQGTAQKPAAQPTQSASGVSKFNATRQN; encoded by the coding sequence ATGAAAATCACGTTACGCGGATGGATCGTCGTGGGCTGTTTTCTGGCTGTGTTATCGGCCATGGCAATTCTGGGTGTGGGTGCTCACGCGCAGCAACCTGCTGCCTCTAGTGCACCCGATGAAAAAGCCAGCGGAGAAAAGCTCCCCGGCCAGATCTCAGAAGATCAGCTGGGCAACCTGCTGAAAGCCATGGGTCTGCAAGTTACCAAAACCAAGAAACGCTACGACTTTCAGTTCAAAGCCAATCAGAACAAAGAAGAATGGGAACTCTCCATGTCTGCTGTTCTGAGTGAAAATGGCGAATGGGTCTGGGTCATGGCCTGGCTGGATCCGCTGCCCCGCAGTGCTGCCGATGTTCCCCGGACCGCCATGTTGCGTCTGCTGTCTGACAACGACCGCATGGGCAACGGCAAATTCTTTGCTTACATCTCCAGCAACCGTCGGTTTGTTCTGCAGCGGGTAATCCCCAACCAGCACATGACCACCAAAAAATTCCATGAAATTCTGAGCGACCTGGGCAGCAGCGTCGTGCAGTACTATCCTCACTGGTCAACTGACAACTGGAAGCGTTCCAGCACGCCAGAACCACAGGGTACCGCACAGAAACCCGCCGCACAGCCTACACAGTCGGCTTCAGGGGTTTCTAAATTCAACGCAACCCGTCAGAACTAA
- a CDS encoding zinc-dependent alcohol dehydrogenase family protein, translated as MRVIRFEQFGEPADVLKVCESEEPVARAGEVLVRMLASPVNPSDLLNIRGGYSTRPALPAVPGFEGVGIVEASGGGLRGSILKGKRVVVLNRQTGNWADKVAVSSQFVIPVSGKLTVDQAATFFVNPATAYVLVKQVLKIPAGEWLIQTAAASAVGRMIIRLGQLEGFKTLNVVRRQEQAAELKALGAQHVIVFNSAHDDERILIDQIRKLTGKQNLRYAIDPVGGKTASALVKVLGERSRLIVFGSLDDAPLNFFSRDLIRTGASIEGFWLARHMERLSLPAKIRLVSKLTGLIRQGVLSTEISARYPLDQIVEAVGEAERQGTSGKVLLTMPAADGSTPHD; from the coding sequence ATGCGCGTGATTCGCTTTGAGCAATTTGGAGAACCGGCTGACGTCCTGAAAGTCTGTGAGTCGGAAGAACCGGTTGCCCGAGCGGGAGAAGTACTGGTCCGCATGCTGGCCAGTCCCGTCAATCCCTCTGACCTGCTCAACATCAGAGGCGGCTATTCCACGCGCCCTGCCCTGCCCGCTGTGCCGGGCTTTGAAGGAGTCGGCATCGTAGAGGCCAGCGGCGGTGGCTTACGGGGAAGTATCCTCAAAGGCAAGCGGGTCGTTGTCCTGAATCGCCAGACAGGAAACTGGGCGGACAAGGTGGCCGTTTCTAGCCAGTTCGTGATTCCTGTCTCCGGGAAACTGACTGTAGACCAGGCGGCGACTTTTTTTGTCAATCCGGCCACCGCCTATGTCCTGGTCAAACAGGTACTCAAGATTCCTGCAGGAGAGTGGCTGATCCAGACGGCAGCCGCATCCGCAGTCGGCAGAATGATCATTCGACTCGGACAGCTCGAAGGATTCAAAACACTCAACGTGGTTCGTCGCCAGGAACAGGCTGCGGAATTAAAAGCACTGGGAGCGCAACATGTCATTGTGTTTAATTCGGCACACGATGATGAGCGGATTCTAATAGACCAGATCAGAAAACTGACCGGGAAACAGAATCTCCGTTATGCCATTGATCCAGTGGGAGGCAAAACCGCTTCAGCCCTGGTCAAAGTTCTGGGTGAACGTTCCCGACTGATTGTCTTCGGCTCACTGGACGACGCGCCGTTAAACTTCTTCTCGCGTGACCTGATTCGTACGGGAGCCAGTATCGAAGGATTCTGGCTCGCACGACATATGGAGCGTCTTTCGCTCCCCGCTAAGATCAGGCTTGTCTCAAAATTGACCGGATTGATCCGACAGGGAGTCCTGTCCACCGAAATCAGTGCCCGCTATCCTCTGGATCAAATCGTAGAAGCCGTTGGGGAAGCCGAACGTCAGGGGACTTCTGGAAAAGTTCTGCTCACAATGCCCGCCGCCGATGGAAGTACTCCACATGATTGA